From Paenibacillus sp. GP183, one genomic window encodes:
- a CDS encoding NAD kinase gives MKYNIVDRGDEHSRGLTERFHNMAAQHGMQREEAAPEIVLSIGGDGTLLQAFHKYITQIDRIAFVGIHTGRLGFFTDWKPEEIELLADLMMKVRSPEELHVVKYPLVEIEIKTSAGIETHLALNEFTLKGIETTLVAQLHINDEMFETFRGDGICISSPSGSTGYNKSLGGAMVHPALEAIQIAEIASINNRIYRTLGSSVILPKHHHCDIYPSSQQHMLLSLDHLYIQRNDIISIRCRVAADVKVSFARFRPFPFWNRVRDAFIGIEKH, from the coding sequence TTGAAATACAATATCGTGGATCGCGGGGATGAACATTCCCGGGGGTTGACCGAACGTTTTCACAATATGGCTGCACAGCATGGGATGCAGCGAGAGGAAGCCGCCCCGGAGATTGTCCTCTCTATTGGCGGAGACGGCACATTGCTGCAGGCCTTTCATAAATATATCACCCAGATTGATCGCATCGCGTTCGTAGGCATCCATACGGGAAGACTCGGGTTTTTCACTGATTGGAAGCCTGAGGAGATCGAGCTCCTGGCCGATTTGATGATGAAGGTACGTTCCCCGGAAGAGCTCCATGTGGTTAAATATCCGCTGGTTGAGATTGAAATCAAAACCTCAGCCGGCATTGAAACTCACTTGGCGCTTAACGAGTTTACACTCAAAGGCATCGAAACAACGCTGGTTGCCCAGCTCCATATCAACGATGAAATGTTTGAAACGTTTCGCGGAGACGGGATATGTATTTCTTCCCCCTCGGGCAGTACAGGCTATAACAAAAGTCTTGGCGGAGCCATGGTCCATCCAGCGCTGGAAGCGATCCAAATAGCCGAGATTGCCTCGATCAATAATCGAATTTACCGGACACTGGGTTCTTCAGTTATCCTGCCTAAGCATCATCATTGCGATATTTACCCCAGCTCGCAACAGCATATGCTGCTCTCGCTCGATCATTTGTACATCCAACGCAACGATATCATTTCCATTCGCTGTAGAGTCGCCGCTGATGTCAAAGTGAGTTTTGCCCGCTTCCGCCCCTTCCCTTTCTGGAACCGGGTCCGCGATGCGTTTATCGGAATTGAAAAGCATTAG
- the ylbJ gene encoding sporulation integral membrane protein YlbJ has translation MRRNQSFTGIYLIAFLIIAISILLMVFPQQGFEAAMRGVSIWWDILFPALFPFFVISEMLLGFGIVHFLGALLDPMMRPVFRIPGIGGFVMAMGFASGYPVAARLTSQLWEQKLVNREEGERLVAFTTSSDPIFLIGAVSVGFFHDARLALILAAAHYGGAVIIGILMRFHGRSALQTQMPPSSKGPIWKQAFHAMHEARIRDGRPIGILLGQAVNHALGLSFVVGGLVVFFSVVLEVLTAGHIMGYLYGGIRAILEMTGLPGSLSEAVMKGIFEVTLGAKAAGSAPGEISLVSKTAIAAFVLSWAGLSVHAQIVSLLSNTNLRYFPFLAARFIHGLISAVLVLMLWKVLYPVGDQLSVFLPDDYASAPHSSWLLLVMPSSALAFTLTFVLIASLFSAYTLIKLMLWKKGTIK, from the coding sequence ATGCGAAGAAATCAGTCCTTTACCGGGATTTACCTGATAGCTTTTTTGATCATAGCCATCTCCATCCTGCTGATGGTTTTTCCCCAGCAAGGCTTTGAAGCCGCAATGCGCGGGGTTTCCATATGGTGGGATATTTTATTTCCAGCTCTCTTCCCCTTCTTCGTTATTTCCGAAATGCTGCTCGGGTTCGGCATTGTCCATTTTCTGGGGGCGCTGCTTGATCCCATGATGCGGCCTGTGTTTCGCATCCCCGGCATAGGCGGCTTTGTCATGGCTATGGGCTTCGCTTCGGGTTATCCCGTTGCAGCGCGGTTAACCTCCCAGCTTTGGGAACAGAAGCTCGTTAATCGGGAAGAAGGCGAGCGTCTGGTTGCTTTTACGACAAGTTCCGATCCTATCTTTCTGATTGGAGCTGTATCCGTCGGTTTTTTTCATGATGCAAGATTGGCATTGATTCTGGCTGCCGCGCATTATGGCGGTGCCGTCATCATTGGGATTCTCATGAGATTTCATGGGAGGAGCGCACTACAAACGCAGATGCCGCCTTCATCCAAGGGACCCATTTGGAAACAGGCATTTCATGCCATGCACGAGGCTCGAATAAGGGACGGAAGGCCCATTGGGATTTTACTCGGTCAAGCTGTCAATCATGCATTAGGCTTGTCTTTTGTTGTTGGCGGTTTGGTTGTTTTTTTCTCCGTCGTGCTTGAGGTACTCACTGCCGGACACATCATGGGGTATTTGTATGGAGGGATTCGAGCCATCCTTGAGATGACAGGACTTCCAGGTTCCCTATCCGAAGCTGTCATGAAAGGCATTTTTGAGGTTACGTTAGGGGCAAAAGCTGCAGGCTCGGCTCCAGGCGAGATTTCGCTCGTCAGTAAAACGGCGATCGCCGCCTTTGTATTGTCATGGGCCGGGTTGTCCGTTCATGCTCAAATTGTGAGCTTGCTCAGCAACACAAATCTACGGTATTTTCCTTTTCTCGCTGCCCGTTTCATTCACGGTCTTATTTCGGCTGTTTTGGTATTAATGTTATGGAAGGTGCTCTATCCAGTTGGAGATCAGCTGTCTGTTTTCCTGCCCGACGATTATGCATCCGCTCCGCATTCCAGCTGGTTACTGTTGGTTATGCCGTCCAGTGCACTTGCTTTTACATTAACTTTCGTGCTGATAGCAAGTTTATTTTCTGCCTATACCTTGATTAAATTGATGCTTTGGAAAAAAGGAACTATCAAGTGA
- a CDS encoding globin — MDTERQTGYQLMGGAHTVRRLVEVFYPKVQADPLLAPLFPTDIEPVMEKQYLFLTQFFGGPNLYSEQFGHPMMRGRHMSVPINNERADAWLRCMNEAMIEIDIEDNLRKMLLERLRGSAYHFINTPGDH; from the coding sequence ATGGACACAGAGCGTCAAACGGGTTACCAACTGATGGGGGGAGCACACACGGTTCGCCGGCTTGTGGAGGTCTTTTATCCTAAGGTCCAAGCGGATCCACTGCTTGCCCCCTTATTTCCTACGGACATTGAACCGGTTATGGAGAAGCAATATTTGTTTTTAACGCAATTCTTTGGCGGACCCAATCTTTATTCCGAACAATTTGGACATCCCATGATGCGTGGAAGACACATGTCGGTTCCGATTAATAACGAACGAGCGGATGCATGGCTGCGGTGTATGAATGAAGCCATGATCGAGATCGATATTGAGGATAATCTTCGAAAAATGCTGCTGGAGCGCTTGAGAGGCTCGGCTTATCATTTTATAAATACACCTGGTGATCACTAA
- a CDS encoding YycC family protein, whose protein sequence is MKPLQISPETAQKLAAQLKIPLEHLLHMPQHILLQKLAELANDKEEAAPNKDTKDTNKP, encoded by the coding sequence ATGAAGCCGCTGCAAATTTCACCCGAAACTGCTCAAAAGCTTGCCGCCCAGCTGAAAATACCGCTCGAGCATTTGCTCCATATGCCACAACATATTCTTTTGCAAAAATTGGCCGAGCTGGCCAATGATAAAGAGGAAGCTGCTCCAAATAAAGATACTAAGGATACCAATAAACCTTGA
- a CDS encoding M3 family oligoendopeptidase, with protein MFNKPLSQTWDLDSFFAGGSESPALLDFLKKLKEDIAAFKGKVHMTNPPQNASDSKGLEDLVQLLQAILKNIHEADSFVSCLMADNQKDKKAVLLSGQIKTCYAEYLSSLTDFDQNLTGTKDQVWTDLLKLEAFAGIAFPLTERRALAKEKLPPEQEALINDLAIDGYHGWGDLYNTTVSQFRMPVEEDGKTVELSVGQGFNRLHTENLEERTRLFQLWEQTWADKADYCAEALNHLGGFRLQTYKHRGWTTIHKEPLEINRMSEKTLHVMWDVIDRSKDIFVEYLNRKAKLMGLEKLAWVDVDAPLGEAAQKISFDDGAKTILEQFESFSPKMAAFSKKAFERSWIEAEDRAGKRPGGFCTSFPIAGETRIFMTYGGTANNVSTLAHELGHGYHQHVMNDMPALAQQYAMNVAETASTLAEMIVSDAAVNKAATVEERIILLEDKIQRSIAFFMNIHARFIFETNFYEERRNGLVSVERLNELMVSAQKKAFKDSLSSYHPHFWAAKLHFYSTEVPFYNFPYTFGFLFSAGIYAKAQEAGPAFEDQYISLLRDTGSMTVEELARKHLGVDLTQPDFWQSAVDMAIEDVKQFMALTDAKVH; from the coding sequence TTGTTCAACAAACCGCTTAGCCAAACATGGGATTTGGATTCTTTCTTTGCAGGAGGAAGCGAATCTCCGGCTCTTCTGGATTTTCTCAAGAAACTGAAGGAGGATATCGCTGCGTTCAAAGGTAAAGTTCATATGACAAACCCTCCGCAAAATGCGTCCGATTCGAAGGGGCTTGAAGATCTTGTTCAACTTTTGCAAGCCATATTGAAAAATATTCATGAAGCGGATTCCTTCGTTTCCTGCTTAATGGCAGATAATCAGAAAGACAAGAAAGCCGTGCTTTTAAGTGGACAAATCAAAACATGTTACGCTGAATATTTGTCGTCCTTAACCGATTTTGATCAAAACTTAACTGGGACTAAGGATCAAGTCTGGACTGACTTGCTCAAGCTGGAAGCATTCGCCGGGATCGCTTTTCCTTTAACTGAAAGACGCGCACTGGCCAAAGAAAAGCTGCCGCCTGAGCAGGAGGCATTGATCAATGATCTTGCCATTGACGGATACCATGGCTGGGGAGACTTGTACAATACAACAGTCAGCCAATTCCGTATGCCCGTTGAAGAGGATGGAAAAACGGTGGAGCTTTCTGTCGGTCAGGGCTTCAATCGGCTCCATACGGAAAATCTGGAAGAACGGACTCGTTTGTTCCAGCTTTGGGAACAGACTTGGGCGGACAAAGCGGACTATTGTGCGGAAGCGCTCAATCATCTCGGAGGCTTTCGTCTACAGACATATAAGCATCGCGGCTGGACAACCATTCACAAGGAGCCTCTTGAAATTAATCGTATGTCGGAAAAGACGCTCCATGTCATGTGGGATGTCATTGACCGCAGCAAGGATATTTTCGTGGAATATTTAAACCGTAAGGCCAAGCTTATGGGTCTTGAAAAGCTGGCTTGGGTGGATGTGGATGCCCCCTTGGGCGAAGCCGCACAGAAAATCAGCTTTGATGATGGGGCAAAAACCATCCTTGAACAGTTTGAGTCGTTCAGTCCGAAAATGGCAGCCTTCTCCAAAAAAGCATTCGAGCGCAGTTGGATTGAAGCAGAGGATCGCGCTGGCAAAAGACCAGGTGGATTCTGTACATCGTTTCCGATCGCGGGAGAAACACGCATTTTCATGACGTATGGAGGCACCGCCAATAACGTGTCCACCCTGGCGCATGAATTAGGCCATGGATATCACCAGCATGTTATGAATGACATGCCTGCTCTTGCACAGCAATATGCGATGAACGTAGCTGAAACGGCATCTACTTTAGCTGAGATGATTGTTTCGGATGCAGCGGTTAATAAAGCAGCTACAGTTGAAGAGCGGATCATATTACTCGAGGATAAAATCCAGCGTTCTATCGCTTTCTTTATGAACATCCATGCCCGATTTATCTTTGAAACTAATTTTTATGAAGAACGCCGTAACGGACTTGTCAGCGTTGAACGCTTGAACGAGCTGATGGTAAGCGCTCAGAAGAAAGCTTTTAAAGATTCCCTTAGCAGCTACCATCCTCATTTTTGGGCAGCCAAGCTGCATTTCTACTCGACCGAGGTGCCTTTTTACAATTTCCCGTACACCTTCGGCTTCTTGTTCAGTGCTGGCATCTATGCCAAAGCCCAGGAAGCGGGTCCGGCTTTTGAGGATCAATACATCTCTTTGCTTAGGGATACCGGCAGCATGACTGTGGAGGAATTGGCCCGGAAGCATCTCGGCGTCGATCTTACGCAGCCTGACTTCTGGCAAAGTGCAGTCGACATGGCTATCGAAGATGTCAAGCAATTCATGGCTCTCACTGATGCTAAAGTTCATTAG
- a CDS encoding methyl-accepting chemotaxis protein, translating into MFNLSTISFKRKLQLGCFGLIGISAVMILILLFAPQWNPFLGIIFLVILIAGSIPFVFWFERSLTEPIAELSRVALNISKGDFTQKVTITSDDTLGQLGKSFNKMIDKLREILQDTGSISKQVFNSSRDIYFKNENFRGVLEQVSISAHELATGAGQISEEVSRASATSSDIQTNISSYADSAKEMKARSDQMLRLVEKGMTTVESQGAGMKRNVEVTALVSETIDSLAKQAAGITNVTRSISEIAEQTNLLSLNASIEAARAGEHGRGFAVVAQQVRKLAEESTALTREVFGFVKSIEQGIGQAISSIKINEDVVNKQTVLIDQTEKVFSEIVDSMRFISVEISGFAEQSSNMLSRSQQIAAAMESISAITEQSAAGTEEVSASMSEQIGTVQAIVNQAEEMTRVVTQLQTAIQVFKL; encoded by the coding sequence GTGTTTAATTTGTCTACAATATCTTTTAAGCGAAAGCTGCAACTAGGGTGCTTCGGACTCATAGGCATCAGTGCAGTCATGATTCTGATTTTACTTTTTGCCCCACAATGGAACCCCTTTCTTGGTATTATCTTCCTCGTTATTTTGATTGCTGGGAGTATTCCGTTTGTATTCTGGTTTGAAAGATCCTTAACCGAACCTATCGCTGAATTATCGCGAGTTGCACTTAACATTTCAAAAGGGGATTTTACGCAAAAGGTTACCATCACTTCGGATGATACCCTCGGCCAGTTAGGTAAGTCCTTCAATAAAATGATTGATAAGCTTCGTGAAATTCTACAGGATACCGGTTCGATTTCCAAGCAAGTTTTTAACTCCAGCAGGGACATCTACTTCAAAAACGAAAATTTTCGTGGTGTTCTGGAACAAGTCAGTATATCCGCCCATGAGCTGGCAACCGGTGCTGGGCAGATCTCCGAGGAAGTATCCCGTGCATCCGCTACTTCCAGTGATATTCAGACAAACATTTCCAGTTATGCTGATTCCGCCAAAGAGATGAAAGCTCGATCGGATCAAATGCTGAGGCTTGTGGAAAAGGGCATGACCACGGTAGAAAGCCAGGGAGCCGGGATGAAGCGCAATGTGGAAGTAACTGCACTGGTATCGGAAACGATTGATTCACTGGCTAAGCAAGCTGCAGGCATCACCAATGTGACAAGGTCTATTTCAGAAATTGCCGAGCAAACGAACTTGCTCTCGCTCAATGCTTCCATAGAAGCAGCAAGAGCCGGTGAACACGGAAGAGGCTTTGCCGTCGTTGCGCAGCAAGTGCGCAAGTTAGCTGAGGAATCCACAGCTTTGACCCGTGAGGTATTCGGCTTCGTGAAAAGCATTGAACAAGGGATCGGACAGGCCATAAGCAGTATCAAAATCAATGAAGATGTTGTCAACAAACAAACCGTGCTGATTGATCAAACCGAGAAGGTTTTCTCGGAAATCGTCGACAGTATGCGATTCATTTCGGTGGAAATATCCGGGTTCGCTGAGCAGAGCTCGAACATGCTGAGCAGATCGCAGCAAATTGCAGCAGCTATGGAGAGCATTTCCGCAATCACCGAGCAGTCCGCAGCAGGGACCGAGGAAGTGTCTGCTTCGATGAGCGAGCAGATCGGCACGGTTCAGGCAATTGTCAATCAAGCAGAAGAAATGACGCGGGTAGTAACTCAGCTGCAGACGGCCATTCAGGTGTTTAAGCTGTAA
- a CDS encoding 3D domain-containing protein — MNIQPLKKTVVGLALSLSIAGFALPANAVHAASNNTVQTVSGKSLAYSKVMNIVATAYSEAPQENGWGPVDYFGNPLKIGTIAVDPNVIPLGTKVYITGYTFNGFPRGLIATATDEGSAIKGNRVDIFIPSSTGPASDFGIQNVKVYVLK; from the coding sequence ATGAATATTCAACCTCTGAAAAAGACAGTGGTTGGGCTTGCTTTAAGCCTGTCCATTGCCGGATTCGCACTACCCGCTAACGCAGTCCATGCTGCGTCGAATAATACAGTTCAGACCGTTTCCGGAAAGTCATTGGCGTACAGCAAAGTTATGAACATTGTCGCTACAGCTTACTCCGAAGCGCCGCAAGAAAACGGATGGGGCCCTGTTGATTACTTCGGCAATCCCCTTAAAATAGGTACTATTGCCGTAGACCCCAATGTGATTCCACTCGGAACAAAGGTATACATTACCGGTTATACCTTTAATGGCTTCCCAAGAGGGTTAATCGCTACTGCAACCGATGAAGGCAGCGCGATTAAAGGGAACCGGGTCGATATTTTCATCCCGAGTTCCACTGGTCCTGCGAGTGATTTCGGTATCCAAAACGTGAAAGTTTACGTATTGAAATAA
- a CDS encoding glutamine amidotransferase — translation MKLILYNFFPDRLNLYGDKGNVLVLKKRCEWRGIELTVVDIKSTASLNFSTVDICFMGGGSDREQGLVSNEFLKIKQEFKECVEDGVSCLAICGGYQLLGSCYVTSDGCKYKGMDICSFESISNKDRLVGNMMIESNDFGKIIGFENHSGRTYHNYKSLGKVIKGFGNNGEDGTEGLHYKNVIGTYLHGPLLPKNPCLSDHIIAAAIDRKYGKRELIQLDDALENDTKQNAEKICLS, via the coding sequence ATGAAGCTTATCCTTTATAACTTTTTCCCGGATCGGTTAAATTTGTACGGAGATAAAGGAAATGTGCTAGTTCTTAAAAAACGGTGCGAATGGAGAGGCATTGAATTAACAGTTGTGGATATCAAATCGACTGCTTCATTGAACTTTTCGACGGTTGATATTTGCTTCATGGGCGGAGGGAGTGACCGTGAACAGGGTCTGGTTTCCAATGAATTTTTGAAAATAAAACAAGAATTTAAAGAATGTGTTGAGGACGGTGTAAGCTGCCTCGCCATATGTGGAGGTTATCAGCTTCTGGGGAGTTGCTATGTAACTTCCGATGGCTGTAAGTATAAGGGGATGGATATTTGCAGCTTTGAATCCATATCCAACAAAGATCGTCTGGTTGGTAACATGATGATTGAATCAAATGATTTTGGCAAAATAATCGGTTTTGAAAACCATTCCGGCCGAACCTATCACAACTACAAATCGCTAGGAAAAGTCATCAAAGGCTTTGGTAATAACGGTGAGGATGGAACTGAAGGGCTCCACTATAAAAATGTAATCGGAACGTATCTCCATGGTCCTCTTTTGCCTAAAAATCCTTGTCTATCGGATCACATCATTGCAGCCGCAATAGACAGAAAATACGGCAAAAGGGAACTTATTCAATTGGATGATGCTTTGGAGAACGATACCAAACAGAATGCGGAGAAAATTTGTCTCTCCTGA
- a CDS encoding Mur ligase family protein → MRKIQKNAALISGKMAGKLSRLTGHKGTTLPGVVALKIDPKILSKISGQIKYFIFITGTNGKTTTSNLLAHLLRSAGMKVLNNTEGSNMISGVASCMVNHASISGRLKYDYAVLEIDEASLPVVMKQVTPKMVVITNFFRDQLDRYGEIDTLINHIGAAIHPIQTKLILNADDPLVFRLSSFGKEDVFFGLGKQSYHFGDYGMCESKYCPICGEEMKYDHVHFGQLGFFTCSCGFERPDPHYEIDSVQCNPLTFSLNNKTYRINMTGAYNVYNVLAAVACAAELGVHVKNIQESLYKFHPDNGRMQVFQFRGFPFIVNLNKNPSGTNVSLSEILSTNHEKQIVFFINDFIADGEDVSWIWDIDFECLQREDIKTIVCSGSRASDLLLRLKYAGIDPNKVFKIPSIDQAIKYALNHPMHTYLLPTYTALQQVKKYLVRSVKKENEAYPL, encoded by the coding sequence TTGAGGAAAATACAAAAAAATGCTGCTCTCATTTCCGGTAAAATGGCAGGTAAATTAAGTCGGCTGACAGGTCATAAGGGTACCACTCTGCCTGGAGTTGTCGCATTGAAAATTGACCCGAAAATTTTATCGAAAATATCCGGACAAATTAAATATTTTATTTTTATTACCGGTACAAATGGAAAAACGACAACGTCCAATCTGTTAGCGCATCTCTTGAGGTCAGCGGGAATGAAAGTTTTGAATAATACTGAAGGCTCAAATATGATCTCAGGGGTAGCCTCGTGCATGGTTAATCACGCTTCAATATCCGGTAGACTGAAGTACGATTACGCTGTATTGGAAATTGACGAAGCCAGCTTACCGGTGGTTATGAAGCAAGTTACTCCGAAAATGGTCGTTATAACTAATTTTTTTCGAGACCAATTAGATCGTTATGGGGAGATAGATACTCTGATTAACCATATTGGTGCTGCCATTCATCCCATTCAAACAAAATTGATTTTAAATGCCGATGATCCGCTGGTTTTTCGATTGAGCTCTTTTGGCAAAGAGGATGTCTTTTTCGGGCTTGGCAAACAGTCCTACCATTTTGGAGATTACGGCATGTGTGAATCTAAATATTGTCCGATATGCGGTGAGGAAATGAAGTATGATCACGTTCATTTTGGCCAGCTTGGATTTTTTACCTGCTCTTGTGGATTTGAACGCCCGGACCCTCATTATGAAATCGACAGCGTTCAATGCAACCCCTTAACTTTTTCACTGAACAATAAAACGTACAGGATCAATATGACTGGCGCCTATAATGTTTACAACGTATTAGCGGCGGTTGCTTGCGCAGCGGAATTAGGGGTTCATGTTAAGAACATACAAGAATCCTTATATAAGTTTCATCCCGACAATGGACGTATGCAGGTGTTTCAATTTAGGGGATTTCCCTTCATCGTTAATCTCAATAAAAATCCATCCGGCACGAATGTCTCATTGTCGGAAATCCTTTCTACGAATCACGAGAAGCAGATCGTCTTTTTTATTAATGACTTTATTGCCGATGGTGAAGATGTGTCATGGATTTGGGATATAGATTTCGAATGCCTTCAAAGGGAAGATATCAAAACAATAGTATGCTCCGGCAGCCGCGCATCCGACTTGCTGTTGCGTCTTAAGTATGCCGGGATTGATCCCAATAAAGTGTTTAAAATTCCTTCTATAGATCAGGCCATAAAATACGCGCTTAATCATCCTATGCACACTTATTTGTTGCCAACCTATACAGCCTTGCAGCAGGTGAAAAAGTATCTTGTTAGGAGTGTGAAAAAGGAAAATGAAGCTTATCCTTTATAA
- a CDS encoding stalk domain-containing protein, with amino-acid sequence MKKFNIRILVAAVVIGLSFTAGVYAQDVLQKVEAYLRPDFKVFVNGKPVVLTSPPLIYDNNSYLPLKSIAQYLDAQVNWDNEAKAIHVNSRIYSDQLSDKVTDVITMMSASSQTLQYLGSTYTILTIYNAQGKIHYRLSDAHKMGIDTKGLTISKEKYTEDLFVSEEELKKAWKETPKPNYTYDYTNPIPMTGITDKKKIDALNTFVNSVKSYAISDKYYYTLPVLIEPRKEENQFIYWCTVNGKFARYDITLIPYEQLYNRPVDPNGQQYLPSGYTFKQIIPDQPNHY; translated from the coding sequence ATGAAAAAATTTAACATTCGAATTCTGGTGGCAGCGGTTGTGATAGGACTTAGCTTTACGGCGGGTGTTTACGCTCAGGACGTTCTTCAGAAAGTGGAAGCTTATTTACGACCTGATTTTAAAGTTTTTGTAAATGGAAAACCGGTGGTATTAACAAGTCCACCATTGATCTATGACAATAATTCATACCTTCCATTGAAAAGTATTGCACAGTATCTCGATGCACAGGTCAACTGGGATAATGAAGCGAAAGCTATTCATGTTAACAGCAGGATTTATAGTGATCAACTCAGTGATAAAGTAACTGATGTTATTACGATGATGAGCGCTTCTTCTCAAACCTTACAGTATTTAGGTAGTACATATACAATATTGACGATTTATAATGCACAAGGAAAGATTCATTATCGGTTGTCCGATGCTCATAAAATGGGAATCGATACCAAGGGGCTTACAATTTCAAAAGAAAAGTACACGGAGGATTTGTTTGTCAGCGAAGAAGAATTAAAAAAAGCTTGGAAAGAGACTCCAAAACCTAACTATACATATGACTATACGAATCCAATTCCAATGACCGGGATCACCGATAAGAAAAAAATCGATGCTTTGAACACTTTCGTTAATTCCGTTAAGAGTTATGCAATCAGCGATAAATATTACTATACATTGCCTGTATTAATTGAACCGAGGAAAGAGGAAAATCAATTTATTTACTGGTGTACGGTAAATGGAAAATTCGCAAGATACGACATTACATTAATTCCATATGAACAATTATATAACAGGCCGGTGGATCCAAACGGGCAGCAATATCTGCCAAGCGGATATACCTTTAAACAAATAATCCCCGATCAACCGAATCATTATTGA